The proteins below come from a single Dermatophilaceae bacterium Soc4.6 genomic window:
- a CDS encoding P-loop NTPase, with product MPISVLPTHDALLSALAGVDDPEIRKPITELGMVKSVEVDDSGRVALAIFLTVSGCPMKDTLTNNTTAALMAVEGVTAVDVTLDVMSDEQRTALKTQLRGGQAEKEIPFAKPGSLTRVYAVASGKGGVGKSTVTVNLAASLAQQGLRVGVLDADVYGFSVPRMLGVEQRPTQVDDMILPPISHEVKVISIGMFVPGNQPVVWRGPMLHRALQQFLADVFWGDLDVLLLDLPPGTGDIAISVAQLVPNAEILVITTPQQAAAEVAERAGAIALQTHQRIVGVVENMSWLELPDGTRQEIFGSGGGRAVAESLTRSIGSDVPLLGQIPLDTALRVGGDNGTPVVLSHPDSPAAVALRGIARGMATRARGLAGRSLGLSPKGR from the coding sequence ATGCCCATCTCGGTCCTGCCCACCCATGACGCCCTGCTCAGCGCCCTCGCCGGGGTCGACGACCCCGAGATCCGCAAGCCCATCACCGAGCTCGGCATGGTCAAGAGCGTCGAGGTCGACGACTCGGGCCGAGTGGCCCTCGCCATCTTCCTCACGGTCTCGGGCTGCCCGATGAAGGACACGCTCACGAACAACACGACCGCGGCGCTCATGGCCGTCGAAGGCGTCACCGCCGTCGACGTCACCCTCGACGTGATGAGCGACGAGCAGCGCACCGCCCTCAAGACGCAGCTGCGCGGCGGCCAGGCCGAGAAGGAGATCCCCTTCGCGAAGCCCGGCTCCCTCACCCGCGTGTACGCCGTAGCCTCCGGCAAGGGGGGCGTCGGCAAGTCGACCGTGACGGTCAACCTGGCGGCCTCGCTCGCCCAGCAGGGCCTGCGGGTCGGGGTGCTCGACGCCGACGTCTACGGCTTCTCGGTGCCGCGCATGCTCGGTGTCGAGCAGCGCCCCACTCAGGTCGACGACATGATCCTGCCGCCCATCTCGCACGAGGTGAAGGTCATCTCGATCGGTATGTTCGTGCCCGGCAACCAGCCGGTGGTGTGGCGCGGGCCGATGCTGCACCGGGCCCTGCAGCAGTTCCTCGCCGACGTCTTCTGGGGCGATCTCGACGTGCTCCTGCTCGACCTGCCGCCGGGCACCGGGGACATCGCGATCTCAGTCGCCCAGCTCGTGCCGAACGCCGAGATCCTCGTCATCACGACCCCGCAGCAGGCGGCGGCCGAGGTCGCCGAGCGCGCCGGCGCCATCGCGCTGCAGACCCACCAGCGCATCGTCGGGGTCGTCGAGAACATGTCCTGGCTCGAGCTGCCCGACGGCACGAGGCAGGAGATCTTCGGCTCCGGTGGTGGCCGGGCCGTCGCCGAGTCGCTCACGCGCTCGATCGGCTCCGACGTGCCGCTGCTGGGTCAGATCCCGCTCGACACCGCGCTGCGCGTGGGCGGAGACAACGGCACCCCCGTGGTGCTGTCGCACCCCGACTCCCCCGCCGCCGTCGCCCTGCGCGGGATCGCCCGGGGCATGGCCACACGGGCCCGCGGCCTCGCCGGCCGCTCGCTGGGCCTCAGCCCCAAGGGCCGCTGA
- a CDS encoding DUF1003 domain-containing protein: MAERPGSRARSGTQSTRLDQPREFRRRFIPSTSFLPSYSQEDFGRLSESFARLMGTAGFLLGMTLFVVAWLAWNTYAPVTSQFDPSKTNYTLLTLILSLQASYAAPLILLAQNRQADRDRVALEQDRARDERNLADTEFLTREVAALRIALRDQATRDFVRSELRNLFDELEDRGVTVTKPPKPPKGSKVTKVTKVTPPEAPETPTDHEGPRPTT; the protein is encoded by the coding sequence GTGGCTGAGCGCCCCGGCAGCCGTGCGCGCAGCGGCACCCAGTCCACGCGGCTGGACCAGCCGCGCGAGTTCCGCCGCCGCTTCATCCCCTCGACCAGCTTCCTGCCCAGCTACTCGCAGGAGGACTTCGGCCGGCTGAGCGAGAGCTTCGCCCGGCTCATGGGCACTGCCGGGTTCCTCCTCGGGATGACCCTCTTCGTCGTGGCCTGGCTGGCGTGGAACACCTACGCGCCCGTGACCTCCCAGTTCGACCCCAGCAAGACCAACTACACGCTCCTGACCCTCATCCTCAGCCTCCAGGCGTCGTATGCCGCACCCCTGATCCTGCTGGCGCAGAACCGGCAGGCCGACCGCGACCGAGTCGCGCTCGAGCAGGACCGGGCGCGCGACGAGCGCAACCTCGCCGACACCGAGTTCCTCACCCGCGAGGTCGCCGCGCTGCGCATCGCCCTGCGCGACCAGGCGACCCGCGACTTCGTGCGCTCCGAGCTGCGCAACCTCTTCGACGAGCTCGAGGACCGCGGCGTGACGGTCACCAAGCCCCCCAAGCCCCCCAAGGGGTCGAAGGTGACCAAGGTGACCAAGGTGACGCCCCCCGAGGCACCTGAGACGCCGACCGACCACGAGGGCCCGCGCCCGACGACCTAG
- a CDS encoding CBS domain-containing protein, which translates to MPPTRAFVARLAELSVFDPLGDPVGRVRDVVVTFSATRRQPRVIGLVVEVAGRRRVFVPMTRVTSVEGGQVITTGLVNMRRFEQRSNETLVLAQLLERVVTVTTPEEVFEGTVEDVALERRTKDWVIAKLFCRKTTAAPSRGLRLTRRRGETVLVDVEQVTGLQLRSADQGVARLLENYEDLRTADLAEVIHDLDPQRRAEVAAALDDAKLADLLEELPEDDQVEILRGLDTERAADVLEAMQPDDAADLLAELPAEQQEQLLQLMEPDEAAPLRRLLTYDEKTAGGLMTTEPVILGPEATIAEALAVVRREEISPALASTVFVCRPPLETPTGRFLGLVHLQRLLREPPHSPVGAVIDKTIQPLLVDAPLEQVTRMLATYNLVAVPIVDTAGLLLGAVTVDDVLDHILPEDWREDRHEVTRG; encoded by the coding sequence GTGCCACCCACCCGCGCCTTCGTCGCGCGCCTCGCGGAGCTGAGCGTCTTCGACCCGCTCGGCGATCCCGTGGGTCGGGTCCGCGACGTCGTCGTCACCTTCAGCGCCACCCGGCGCCAGCCGCGGGTCATCGGCCTGGTGGTCGAGGTGGCCGGTCGCCGGCGGGTGTTCGTGCCCATGACGCGGGTGACGTCGGTCGAGGGTGGTCAGGTCATCACGACCGGTCTGGTCAACATGCGTCGCTTCGAGCAGCGCAGCAACGAGACCCTCGTGCTCGCCCAGCTGCTCGAGCGGGTCGTGACGGTGACGACCCCCGAGGAGGTCTTCGAGGGCACGGTCGAGGACGTCGCGCTCGAGCGTCGCACCAAGGACTGGGTCATCGCCAAGCTCTTCTGCCGCAAGACGACTGCGGCCCCCAGTCGGGGGCTGCGGCTGACGCGTCGCCGCGGTGAGACCGTGCTGGTCGACGTCGAGCAGGTCACCGGCCTGCAGCTGCGCAGCGCCGACCAGGGCGTGGCCCGACTGCTCGAGAACTACGAGGACCTGCGCACCGCCGACCTCGCCGAGGTCATCCACGACCTCGACCCGCAGCGCCGGGCCGAGGTCGCCGCCGCCCTCGACGACGCCAAGCTCGCCGACCTGCTCGAGGAGCTGCCCGAGGACGACCAGGTCGAGATCCTGCGCGGGCTCGACACCGAGCGCGCCGCCGACGTGCTCGAGGCGATGCAGCCCGACGACGCCGCCGACCTGCTGGCCGAGCTCCCCGCCGAGCAACAGGAGCAGCTGCTCCAGCTGATGGAGCCCGACGAGGCCGCACCGCTGCGCCGGCTGCTCACCTACGACGAGAAGACCGCGGGTGGTCTGATGACCACCGAGCCGGTCATCCTCGGGCCCGAGGCCACGATCGCCGAAGCGCTGGCCGTGGTGCGGCGCGAGGAGATCTCGCCCGCCCTGGCCTCGACCGTCTTCGTGTGCCGCCCGCCCCTCGAGACGCCGACGGGCCGCTTCCTCGGCCTGGTCCACCTGCAGCGGCTGCTGCGCGAGCCCCCGCACAGCCCGGTCGGCGCCGTGATCGACAAGACCATCCAGCCCCTGCTCGTCGACGCCCCGCTCGAGCAGGTCACCCGGATGCTGGCCACCTACAACCTCGTGGCCGTGCCGATCGTCGACACCGCCGGCCTGCTGCTCGGGGCGGTGACCGTCGACGACGTGCTCGACCACATCCTCCCCGAGGACTGGCGCGAGGACCGGCACGAGGTGACCCGTGGCTGA